A window of Verrucomicrobiota bacterium contains these coding sequences:
- a CDS encoding transposase produces the protein MNNADKVLSLYETDTRVIVRGKAGAEVEFGNTLLLAEQKDGVIVDWQLHRESAPADRRQLPQSLARMEAAYGVGVIRALGTDRGFCSAANQALLAAQEIYDGICPKHPARLKERMEEERFGQLQRRRSQTEGRIGIFKNGFLGRPLRAKGFAHRELAVVWQVLTHNLWVLARLEQKQVLAQAA, from the coding sequence GTGAACAACGCCGACAAGGTGCTGAGCCTGTATGAAACCGACACGCGCGTGATCGTGCGGGGCAAAGCCGGGGCGGAAGTGGAATTTGGCAACACCCTGTTGCTGGCCGAACAAAAAGACGGAGTGATCGTGGACTGGCAGTTGCATCGCGAGAGCGCGCCGGCGGACCGGCGGCAACTGCCGCAGAGTTTGGCACGGATGGAGGCGGCTTACGGCGTCGGAGTGATCCGGGCGCTGGGCACGGATCGGGGCTTTTGCAGCGCGGCCAACCAGGCGTTGCTGGCCGCCCAGGAAATTTACGACGGGATTTGTCCGAAGCACCCGGCACGGCTCAAAGAGAGAATGGAAGAAGAACGCTTTGGGCAACTGCAACGGCGGCGCAGCCAGACCGAAGGCCGCATCGGGATATTCAAGAACGGATTTTTGGGGCGCCCGCTGCGGGCCAAAGGATTTGCGCATCGGGAGCTGGCGGTCGTCTGGCAGGTCTTGACCCACAACCTGTGGGTGCTGGCGCGACTGGAACAAAAACAAGTGCTGGCGCAAGCCGCCTAA
- a CDS encoding sulfatase has product MKLISSSIAALLALSLVSTPISLHAAAPEKPNIIFILADDLGYTDVACYGNKYYETPNIDRLAKQSIRFTSGQTCAPNCQPTRAALMSGQYMPRTGVYTVGSIDRFDWRSRPLRPVDNVEKLPLDKITIAQSLKKAGYATAMFGKWHLGDDGPHHPGKRGFDEAIVSADKHFDFKTNPRTDYPPGTYLADFLTDKATDFIRRHKDGPFFLYLPHFAVHSPHEAKTGLIAKFKPKPPAGGHHDPTYAAMIYSVDESVGRIVALLDELKLAEKTLVIFSSDNGGVGGYEREGIKKANGITDNAPLRGGKGMLYEGGIRVPYIFRWPGKIPKGTVCDTPINSVDLYPTLLEVAGASPSPNYPLDGESYLKLLTSGGKATLNREAIYWHFPGYLGAGENTWRTTPVGAIRSGDWKLLEFFEDGRLELYNLRDDLGEKNNLVAKLPDKVRELHAKLVAWRQELKAPMPTKNTEQRPPAKPERGAKKRNKADDGE; this is encoded by the coding sequence ATGAAACTGATTTCCTCTTCCATTGCAGCACTGTTGGCGCTCTCGCTTGTTTCTACTCCAATTTCCCTGCACGCCGCCGCACCCGAAAAACCCAACATCATTTTTATCCTCGCTGACGACCTCGGCTACACCGACGTCGCCTGTTACGGCAACAAATATTACGAGACGCCGAACATCGACCGCCTGGCGAAACAGAGCATCCGCTTCACCAGCGGCCAGACGTGCGCGCCGAACTGCCAGCCCACCCGCGCCGCGCTCATGAGTGGCCAATACATGCCGCGCACCGGCGTCTATACCGTTGGCAGCATTGACCGTTTCGACTGGCGCAGCCGTCCGCTTCGGCCCGTGGACAATGTGGAGAAACTTCCGCTCGATAAAATCACGATCGCGCAATCGTTGAAGAAGGCTGGTTACGCCACCGCCATGTTCGGCAAATGGCATTTGGGCGATGATGGACCGCATCATCCTGGGAAGCGCGGCTTCGATGAGGCGATTGTCAGCGCCGACAAACACTTCGATTTCAAAACCAATCCGCGCACCGATTATCCGCCAGGCACTTATCTCGCCGATTTCCTGACGGACAAAGCCACCGACTTCATTCGCCGTCATAAGGACGGTCCGTTCTTTCTCTACCTGCCGCACTTCGCCGTTCATTCACCCCACGAAGCGAAGACCGGTCTCATCGCGAAGTTCAAACCCAAGCCGCCCGCCGGCGGTCATCACGACCCAACCTACGCCGCCATGATTTACAGCGTCGATGAAAGCGTGGGCCGCATCGTCGCGCTGTTGGATGAATTGAAGCTCGCCGAAAAAACACTCGTCATCTTCTCCAGCGATAATGGCGGCGTCGGGGGATACGAACGCGAAGGCATCAAGAAGGCCAATGGCATCACCGACAACGCACCGTTGCGCGGCGGCAAGGGAATGCTCTACGAAGGCGGCATTCGCGTGCCTTACATCTTCCGCTGGCCCGGCAAGATTCCCAAAGGCACCGTTTGCGACACGCCCATCAACAGCGTCGATCTCTACCCAACGCTCCTCGAAGTTGCAGGCGCGTCACCGTCGCCCAATTACCCGCTCGATGGCGAGAGCTATCTCAAACTGCTGACGAGCGGCGGCAAAGCGACGCTGAATCGCGAAGCGATTTACTGGCACTTCCCCGGCTACCTCGGCGCGGGAGAAAATACCTGGCGCACGACACCCGTGGGCGCAATTCGCTCTGGCGATTGGAAACTGCTGGAATTCTTCGAGGACGGTCGGCTCGAACTCTACAACCTGCGCGATGACCTCGGCGAAAAAAACAATCTCGTGGCCAAGCTGCCCGACAAAGTCAGGGAACTGCACGCGAAGCTGGTGGCTTGGCGTCAGGAACTAAAAGCCCCCATGCCAACGAAGAACACCGAGCAACGCCCGCCCGCCAAACCCGAAAGGGGCGCGAAGAAACGCAACAAGGCGGACGATGGGGAATGA
- a CDS encoding VCBS repeat-containing protein has product MFKFPLAFTVFVLGATTICAKDYAVQTFKKIRLSDQFWGEGANFGDFNHDNYKDIVSGPYWYEGPDFKKRHEYYPANKTFKRKKNDGTEEAIQGFEGALGTNNAYSDNFFAFAYDFNNDGWDDILILGFPGQDASWYENPKGREGLWQRHKVFDVVDNESPTWGDLTGDGKPELICNSGGYFGFAEPDWSDTTKPWTFHRISPKGDWQRFTHGLGYGDVNGDGRKDILELDGWWEQPASLSGDPVWTKHQFPFAPGHGSSQMYVYDVNGDGLNDVITSLAAHGYGLAWYEQVRENGIITFKQHSILNKEQKPSPNKYGVTFSQLHAVDLVDMDGDGLKDIITGKRFWAHGPAGDPEPNAPAVLYWFKLVRNKDKSVDFIPYLIDNDSGIGTQVVAGDINGDKRPDVVVGNKKGTFVFLQQTKKVSKAEWEKSQPKLLSP; this is encoded by the coding sequence ATGTTCAAATTTCCGCTCGCCTTTACCGTGTTCGTTTTGGGCGCGACCACCATTTGTGCCAAAGATTACGCTGTTCAAACGTTCAAGAAGATACGTCTCTCCGATCAGTTCTGGGGCGAAGGCGCAAACTTTGGCGATTTCAACCACGACAACTATAAGGACATCGTCTCCGGCCCGTATTGGTATGAAGGCCCTGACTTCAAGAAGCGCCATGAATATTATCCCGCGAACAAAACATTTAAGCGCAAGAAGAATGATGGCACTGAAGAAGCCATCCAAGGTTTTGAAGGCGCTCTCGGCACAAATAACGCCTACTCTGACAATTTTTTCGCATTTGCCTACGACTTCAACAACGACGGTTGGGACGATATTCTGATCTTGGGATTCCCAGGCCAGGACGCGTCATGGTACGAAAATCCGAAAGGTCGCGAAGGCCTCTGGCAACGACATAAGGTGTTTGATGTCGTTGACAATGAATCGCCAACTTGGGGCGATTTGACTGGCGATGGTAAACCGGAACTCATTTGCAACTCTGGCGGCTACTTCGGTTTCGCCGAACCGGACTGGTCCGACACAACCAAACCGTGGACGTTTCATCGCATCTCACCGAAAGGGGACTGGCAACGCTTCACTCACGGGCTTGGTTATGGCGACGTCAATGGAGATGGCCGGAAGGACATTCTGGAACTTGATGGTTGGTGGGAGCAACCGGCCTCGCTCAGCGGTGATCCCGTTTGGACAAAACACCAGTTTCCCTTCGCACCCGGTCATGGCAGCTCCCAGATGTACGTTTACGATGTCAACGGCGACGGCCTAAATGACGTCATCACCAGCCTGGCAGCTCACGGCTACGGCCTAGCGTGGTATGAACAAGTCAGGGAGAACGGAATCATCACTTTCAAACAACACTCCATTCTCAACAAAGAGCAGAAACCCAGCCCCAATAAATACGGCGTCACCTTCTCCCAACTTCACGCCGTTGATCTGGTGGACATGGACGGCGACGGCCTGAAAGACATCATCACCGGCAAGCGCTTCTGGGCCCACGGACCTGCAGGCGATCCCGAACCTAATGCGCCAGCCGTGCTCTATTGGTTCAAGCTCGTACGCAACAAAGACAAGTCGGTCGATTTTATCCCCTACCTCATCGACAACGACTCCGGCATCGGCACACAAGTTGTGGCGGGCGACATCAACGGCGATAAGCGGCCCGATGTTGTCGTCGGCAACAAAAAGGGGACCTTCGTTTTTTTGCAACAAACGAAAAAGGTTAGCAAAGCGGAGTGGGAGAAATCCCAACCGAAACTGCTTTCGCCCTGA
- a CDS encoding c-type cytochrome, whose protein sequence is MKDQLFRACGFFSLAFFVWISPINAATLEVIAPVGKDGKPLNLDFEVGTLKDWTATGKAFEGQPIKGDTVTKRRTDMRSQHTGNFWIGTYEIAGDEPQGTLTSVPFKVTQPFASFLVAGGLSPNTRVELVRADTERIFFKTSGTDSENLRPVVVDLQPHLGKEIFIRILDQASGGWGHINFDDFKLYAQRPKFDNELDPAKVAADAPPADVVPYAGLSPADAAKFATLPPGFKMHVFAGEPDIVQPIAFCLDDRGRVWVAEGLTYPIRAPEGQGKDRILVFEDTNGDHKFDKRTVFMEGLNLVSGLEYGFGGIWVGAAPYLMFIPIQDSDAPKPAGPPQILLDGWDYKRDTHETLNTFTWGPDGWLYGCHGVFCPSHVGKPGAPESERQWMDAGVWRYHPTKHIFEVFAEGTSNPWGIDFDEHGQLWEEACVIPHLWHMIQGGRYLRQGGEHFSINRDETARNEKHRENGSRKPIFPYVYEDIQSVGDHVHYAGNKGPHAGNARSDAAGGGHAHAGMMVYLGDSWPTEYRGNLFMGNIHGQRLNMDIPERSGSGYVGHHGKDFLNFNDTWSQTLNQLYDQDGSVYIIDWYDKNQCHHTNPDGHDRSNGRIYKIVYNDRKVTKVDLQREPDEALLFMQWRQMGLRSEWAARHARRILQERAANGKLKTNIPEQIAKEKLRMPMNEVEALHFLQVQHSTIGILEDEALKILQRSDYEFLRAWTVQLICESKSLSTEASKEFVRLAREDKSPVVRLYLASALQRLSPEQRWDIYTALLQHSEDANDHNIPLMVWYGGEVLAATQPVKALSLAVTAKLPKILNFTTRRIAQLGTAEARDLIAETLAKLDDSSKQLDMLTGLSAALKGQRSVPMPQGWEKVEAKLSASSNPQIRALAQSLSLTFGSANALAALKKTLMDESAEAGARRTALDSLLSTRDASLPLLLQQLLKSTDLRGQAIRALAGYDDSNTPDAILGVYASLGTGETRDALNTLASRAAFAKPMLASVESGTIPRNALTAEIIRQLRNLKNADIDQQLQKVYGTIRDSSADKKKEIEKYKRIYYAGGSQPGIASRGRAVFDKICAQCHTLFDTGGKVGPDLTGSNRADLDYILQNILDPNAVIPNDYRASTIETKDGRSLIGIVKQQDDKSVTVATQTETLVLPRNEIQSQQQSELSMMPEGLLAPLADQEIRDLIYYLSRPGQVPLPASAQ, encoded by the coding sequence ATGAAAGATCAACTATTCCGTGCCTGCGGTTTCTTTTCCCTCGCCTTTTTCGTTTGGATTTCGCCGATTAATGCTGCCACGCTCGAAGTCATTGCGCCCGTCGGAAAAGATGGCAAACCTCTCAACCTAGATTTCGAAGTCGGCACGCTCAAAGATTGGACTGCCACCGGCAAAGCCTTCGAAGGTCAACCCATCAAAGGGGATACCGTCACCAAACGGCGCACGGACATGCGAAGCCAGCACACCGGAAACTTTTGGATCGGCACTTATGAAATCGCCGGCGACGAACCTCAAGGCACGCTGACTTCCGTTCCCTTCAAAGTCACTCAACCTTTCGCCAGTTTCTTAGTTGCCGGCGGCTTGTCGCCCAACACCCGTGTCGAACTCGTCCGCGCCGACACCGAACGGATCTTCTTCAAAACCTCGGGCACCGATAGCGAAAATCTGCGTCCGGTCGTCGTCGATCTTCAACCCCACCTCGGCAAGGAAATCTTTATTCGCATCCTCGACCAAGCGAGTGGCGGGTGGGGACACATCAACTTCGACGACTTCAAGCTCTACGCCCAACGACCGAAATTTGACAACGAACTCGACCCCGCCAAAGTCGCCGCTGATGCTCCGCCCGCCGATGTTGTGCCTTACGCCGGTCTGTCGCCCGCAGACGCTGCGAAGTTTGCCACGCTACCGCCCGGTTTCAAAATGCACGTCTTTGCCGGCGAGCCGGACATTGTGCAACCCATAGCCTTCTGTCTCGACGATCGTGGTCGCGTTTGGGTCGCCGAAGGACTCACCTATCCGATTCGCGCGCCGGAAGGGCAGGGCAAAGACCGCATCCTCGTCTTCGAGGACACCAACGGCGATCACAAGTTCGACAAGCGCACCGTCTTCATGGAAGGCCTCAACCTCGTCAGCGGACTCGAATATGGCTTTGGCGGAATTTGGGTCGGTGCCGCTCCTTACCTGATGTTCATTCCGATTCAAGACAGCGACGCGCCCAAGCCCGCTGGTCCGCCGCAAATCCTCCTCGACGGTTGGGATTACAAACGCGACACGCACGAAACTTTGAACACGTTCACCTGGGGGCCGGACGGCTGGCTATACGGTTGCCACGGCGTTTTCTGTCCTTCGCACGTCGGCAAGCCCGGCGCGCCTGAGAGCGAGCGTCAATGGATGGACGCTGGGGTCTGGCGTTACCATCCCACCAAGCACATCTTTGAAGTCTTCGCGGAAGGAACGAGCAACCCATGGGGCATCGACTTCGATGAACACGGGCAACTTTGGGAGGAAGCCTGCGTCATCCCGCACCTCTGGCACATGATCCAAGGCGGCCGTTACCTGCGCCAAGGCGGCGAGCATTTCAGCATCAACCGCGACGAAACCGCGCGCAACGAAAAGCATCGTGAGAACGGCAGCCGCAAACCGATCTTCCCCTACGTCTATGAAGACATCCAATCTGTCGGCGATCACGTCCACTACGCCGGCAACAAAGGCCCGCACGCCGGCAACGCGCGCTCCGACGCCGCGGGTGGCGGCCACGCCCACGCCGGCATGATGGTTTATCTCGGCGACAGTTGGCCCACCGAATATCGCGGGAACCTTTTCATGGGCAACATCCACGGCCAGCGGCTCAACATGGACATCCCCGAGCGCAGCGGCTCCGGTTACGTCGGCCATCACGGCAAGGACTTTCTGAACTTCAACGACACTTGGTCGCAAACGCTCAACCAACTCTATGACCAGGACGGCTCGGTTTACATCATCGACTGGTACGACAAGAACCAATGCCACCACACCAATCCTGATGGCCATGACCGCTCCAACGGCCGCATCTACAAAATCGTTTACAACGATCGGAAGGTGACGAAGGTGGATTTGCAGAGAGAACCGGACGAGGCTCTTCTGTTTATGCAATGGCGGCAAATGGGGTTACGGTCCGAGTGGGCTGCCAGACATGCGCGTCGGATTCTTCAAGAGCGCGCTGCAAATGGTAAACTCAAAACCAACATCCCCGAACAAATTGCCAAAGAAAAACTAAGGATGCCGATGAACGAAGTTGAAGCTCTCCACTTCCTTCAAGTTCAGCATTCCACGATCGGAATTCTGGAAGATGAAGCGTTGAAAATCCTGCAGCGTTCCGATTACGAATTCCTCCGGGCCTGGACAGTTCAACTCATTTGTGAAAGCAAGAGCCTATCTACAGAAGCCTCAAAAGAATTCGTCCGCCTCGCGCGTGAAGACAAATCGCCCGTCGTCCGACTTTACCTCGCTTCCGCGCTTCAACGTCTGTCCCCGGAACAACGCTGGGACATTTACACCGCGTTGCTCCAGCACAGCGAAGACGCCAACGACCACAATATCCCGCTGATGGTTTGGTACGGTGGCGAAGTCCTCGCAGCAACACAGCCGGTCAAAGCATTGTCGCTCGCGGTCACAGCCAAGCTGCCGAAGATTCTCAATTTCACCACGCGCCGCATCGCACAACTCGGCACTGCCGAAGCGCGCGACCTCATCGCCGAGACGCTGGCCAAGCTTGACGATTCATCCAAACAACTCGACATGCTCACCGGCTTGAGCGCCGCGCTCAAAGGCCAGCGCAGTGTGCCGATGCCACAAGGCTGGGAAAAGGTTGAAGCCAAACTATCCGCCAGTTCAAATCCGCAAATTCGCGCCCTTGCTCAATCGCTGTCACTGACATTCGGGAGCGCGAATGCGCTCGCGGCGTTGAAGAAAACGCTGATGGATGAGTCCGCCGAAGCCGGTGCCCGCCGCACCGCGCTCGATTCGTTGCTGAGCACTCGCGACGCGTCGTTGCCGCTGTTGCTTCAGCAGTTACTCAAGAGCACGGACCTTCGCGGCCAAGCGATTCGCGCTCTGGCCGGCTACGACGATTCAAACACTCCCGATGCCATCCTCGGAGTTTACGCATCGCTCGGCACCGGCGAAACGCGCGACGCGCTGAACACGCTCGCCTCGCGCGCTGCGTTCGCCAAACCGATGCTTGCATCCGTCGAAAGCGGAACGATTCCGCGCAATGCGCTCACCGCCGAAATCATCCGTCAGTTGCGCAACTTGAAGAACGCCGACATCGACCAGCAGCTTCAAAAAGTCTATGGCACGATTCGTGACAGCAGCGCCGACAAGAAAAAGGAAATCGAGAAATACAAACGCATTTATTATGCGGGCGGTTCACAGCCGGGAATCGCTTCGCGCGGTCGCGCAGTGTTCGACAAGATTTGCGCCCAATGCCACACGCTCTTCGACACCGGTGGCAAAGTCGGGCCGGACCTCACGGGTTCAAATCGCGCCGACCTTGACTACATTTTGCAAAACATCCTCGATCCGAACGCCGTCATCCCGAATGATTATCGAGCTTCCACCATCGAAACCAAGGATGGACGCAGCCTCATTGGTATCGTGAAGCAACAGGACGACAAGTCCGTCACCGTCGCGACGCAGACCGAGACGCTGGTTCTGCCGCGAAACGAAATCCAATCACAGCAGCAAAGCGAACTCTCGATGATGCCGGAAGGATTGCTCGCTCCTTTGGCCGACCAGGAAATCCGCGATTTGATTTACTACCTCAGCCGTCCCGGTCAAGTTCCCCTGCCAGCTTCCGCGCAATAG